The sequence GTACTTTTGCGGTCAAAGAGCGTGCTGCCCGTACTGGCCGTAACCCGCAGACTGGTGCCCCGATCGAAATCAGCGCTGCCAAGATCCCCGGCTTCAAAGCTGGCAAGGCTCTGAAAGACGCGGTCAACTGATCGCGTCCGAGACTGACAGGGCCGTTGCATACTGACGGCACGCAGAGCCCGGCAGAATCAGTTCTAGCTCGGTTCGCAGGCCTGACAGTCCGGGCTCCATCAGTCCCGAAAGGCGCATCCCACCCGGTGCGCCTTTTTTGTTGCACAGCAGGTTTTACGGAATGAGCGGGTCTCCGGCATTCCAGGCCAATGCACTGGCCGTACAATAACAGTTTGGGGGCACGATGCTTCAGAGAATGAGGGACAATGCGCAGAGCTGGGTCGCCAAGGTGATCGTCGGCGTCATTGTGCTGATTTTTGCTTTGACGGGCTGGGAATCGATCAGCCGTTTTACTAGCAACGAACAGAAAGCCGCTGAGGTCAACGGCACCGTCATCAGTCGGATGGAGCTGGAGCAGGCAGTCTCCCTGCAACGCCGCCAACTGATTCAGCAAATTCAGCAGATGGGCAACGACGCGTTCGACCCGAGCATGATCGATGAGCAGCGCCTGCGTACTTCGGTACTCGAAGGTCTGATCGAGCGTGCCTTGCTGATCAAGGGCGCAACCGATGCGCGCTTCAACGTATCTGAGGCCATGATCGATCAACTGATTCTGGCTACCCCCGATTTTCAGGTGGGCGGGCAGTTCGACGCGAACCGTTTCGATGTAGTGATCCGCAACATGGGCATGAGCTCGCGTCTGGCGTTTCGCGATATGGTTCGTCAGGAGCTGCTGATCGCCCAGTTGCGCAATGGCTTTGAGGCGACCGCCTTCGCCACTCCGGCTGAGCGTCTGCACCTGGCCCGGCTGGAAAAGCAGACCCGGGATTTTGCCGTTATCGAACTCGAGGCGAATCTGGATGCCGTCGAGATTCAGGACGAGGACATTCAGGCATATTACACCGCCAATCAGGCTCGCTTCATGACTCCCGAGCAGGTGGTTATTGAAAGTCTGACCCTGTCGCGCAGTGGCTTCTTCGACCGCGTCAGCATCGACGAGGCGGCGGTTGAAGGTCTCTACCAGCGTGAAGTTGGCAATCTGGCCGAGCAGCGCCGGGTAGCCCATATCCTGATCGAGTCCACGGGCGAGGAAGGTCGTGTGCGTATTGAGGCCGCGCGTGAGCGCCTTGAGGCTGGCGAAGACTTTGCCACAGTCGCCCGTGAAGTGTCTGAAGATCCGGGCAGTGCCAACGATGGCGGTGACCTTGGCTACGTCGTGCGTGGCAGCTTTGATCAGGCGTTTGACGATGCACTGTTCGCCCTGAACGAGGGCGAAG is a genomic window of Halopseudomonas phragmitis containing:
- a CDS encoding SurA N-terminal domain-containing protein — its product is MRDNAQSWVAKVIVGVIVLIFALTGWESISRFTSNEQKAAEVNGTVISRMELEQAVSLQRRQLIQQIQQMGNDAFDPSMIDEQRLRTSVLEGLIERALLIKGATDARFNVSEAMIDQLILATPDFQVGGQFDANRFDVVIRNMGMSSRLAFRDMVRQELLIAQLRNGFEATAFATPAERLHLARLEKQTRDFAVIELEANLDAVEIQDEDIQAYYTANQARFMTPEQVVIESLTLSRSGFFDRVSIDEAAVEGLYQREVGNLAEQRRVAHILIESTGEEGRVRIEAARERLEAGEDFATVAREVSEDPGSANDGGDLGYVVRGSFDQAFDDALFALNEGEVSEPVQTSFGYHLIKLTAIQAPDVPSLESMRDSLEQELKAEQAERLFVEASQELANLAYESPDLVEPARALGLDVVTTGPVSRNGGEGITSSPRVMAAAFDEDVLLDKRNSPLIELDADTAVVVRVKEHLRPEQRPLDEVRDEIADLLRYERAVAGAEQQAAELVGGLRSRDLDGEAVAAQVGSQWQTHEAVSRASTEVAQGLLREVFALARPSEAEPSYGHFRRPDGGQWIVRLTGVATPEALESEAESPLYQRFIAGQSGEQDFAAVQERLRETADIERYIGR